GATTACTACAGGGATGGTGGCAACTGATGCTGGATAAAGAGACAATCAACAAATTGTATGAGATGAGACTTGGCGATATGGCAAAGAATTTCCGTAGGCAAATTGAAGAAAATTCCTGTGCCGATATGACATTTGAGGAGAGATTTGGTATTCTTGTCGATTTAGAATGGCACAGACGCAGAGATAACCGAATAACTCATCTTATCAGGAAAGCAGAATATGCTTATCCTTATGCCTGCATTGAGGATATCAATTACTCACCAAGCCGCCATCTCGATAAAGGACAGATTACAAAACTGTCGTTTTGTAATTACATTCACGAATGTAATAATGTTATCATACTTGGAGCTACAGGGACAGGCAAAAGCTATCTGGCCTGTGCACTTGGAACGGCTGCAAATCGCGATCTTTGCTCTGTAAAATACATAAGGTTGCCTGACCTCTTTGCAGAACTTGCTGTTGCACGTGGTGAGGGAAATTATCAGAAAGTCATTAAGGAGTACAAGAAGGTTAAACTACTGATCCTGGACGAATGGCTTTTACTTAAGCTGAATGAAACAGAGGGAAGAGATCTTTTTGAGCTGATAGAAGCACGCTATAAGAGGGCATCTACAATATATTGCTCTCAGTTTGAGGTAGCCGGATGGTATCAGAAAATAGGCAATGAAACGATCGCAGATGCAATCTGTGACAGGATAAAACACAATGCATACAAAATTCTCCTTGAAGGTGAATCAATGCGTAAAGTAAATGGGCTTAATGAAGAGGAGAATCTCTCAATAAATCCTTAAAATCATCTTTTTTTAAATTTGTTATTCTCAATGCTCAAAGTGTTCACTTTGGGCGGAATGGGTGTTCAGTTTTGACGGACTTACTGTTCAGTCCTGCCGGAACGGGTGTTCAGTGTTGAACGGAACAGGTGTCCAATTCAGGCGTAATATACACGTCACTTCGTTATTTCATTAAAATATTCGATATACTGCTGAAAAGGATTTATTGGATGCAGTGTATATGTACACTGCCAGTATGTATTTCTATTCTCCACAAAAATGTCGTAATTTTGGAAATGAAGGATTTAAAAAAGAAATTGACCAATTTATTAAGTAGTAGTGTATTAAAAACTAGCTAAATGGGTCATTTCATAAAATGCAAATGAAAATTTACTTATGCTGAGATGAGAAACGTTTGAATGTTATAAATCAATTAAGAGGTAATTATGACATCTAATTTTGAAATTGGGGAATATAACGGGCATCCTTTACTAAGTTTCCCGGAAATAAAAATGAATTTTGGAAAAGCTAAATGGAAGAAGATTCTTGAGGCTCACGATACAGGAGTTCTAAACAATTTTATAGAAATCTGTGAGCAATATTCCAAAGATAAAATCGAAAAAGAACTTGATTCAGATGATAAATCCAAATGGTATGTATATTATAATAAAAGTGGACCGGCCCTGTGTATATACACCTATCAGGAACAGAAATTCAGCTTCATGTATTCAAAAGCCAAATTTATCATAGAAAATATTGACACTGTCCAGAAATTTGTAAACGGTGAACTGACCCAGTGATAAATCTCAAGAACTTTATCAATAGAAAACCAACTATTTTTAATGCGATATTTCATCCCGGAGTGGGACGATCTGGTAGATCCGGATTATGATTTCTCAACTGATACACATTCGGAGAAACATAATAACAATCCACTAATTAACGATAATTATATCTGGGATATCTTTGGAAAAGATAACATACCTTTTGATGGTTTGTTAATCTCAATTGCAACCATAAAAAACAAGATTAAAAAATTTAATCAAATTAAAGAGAAAGGTGTCCACAATTTCTTCGGACTCGATAAAGATTTTCCGATAATGGCAGATTGTGGTGCTTTTTCATATATTAAAGAAGAAATACCCCCATATAAAACAGAAGACGTTCTCTTAATGTACAAAAACATGAAAGTTGATTATGGTGTCAGCATAGATCATCTTGTAGTTTCAGCATTTTCCGAACAAAAAGAAGAGAGAATGAATATCACATATAATAATGGAATTGAGGCTCACAAACTGTGGAAAAAACAGTACAAAGATGATTTTAAGCTCATTGTTTCTGTTCAGGGCGAAACTACAGACGATTACATAAATATGTACAATAAATTCCTGGAAAATGACATCAAAATCATGGCCTTTGGCGGACTTGTCAGATCACAGACAGAGTTTATTGTAGAATTAATTAACAGAATTATCTCTGAAATCAAAAATTCCGGAAGAAAACCAAATTATTTACATTTCTTTGGACTCGCAAGGCCATCAATATTCATAAAGATGAAAGAACTGGAAAATCTTGGAGTAGAAGTCGCTTTTGACTCAGCCTCACCACTAAGAAGAGCCTGGCTGGCTTCAGCATCCTGCGAAAACAATTATGTTTCAAAGGAGCAGAAAGGATATTCTGCAATAAGGATTCCACAAAAACTTACAGGAAAAAAGAAAGATCTGATTCCGGCTGATGAATATCAAATATTATCTCAGAATACATTAAAAGCAGTCCAGAACTATGGTAAAGATAAACTTGATCTTGACTCCTCAATAAAGATACTATCAGATTTTAATGAAAAGATAAATGAAAGACCACAGATACTGGAATCATACAGAAAAACCCTCAGGGATAAACCCTGGGATAAATGTGAATGCCCGATATGCAGCAGCACTGGTATAGACACAATTATTTTCAGAGGCAATAACAGAAACAGAAGGAGAGGATTTCATAATACCAAAGTATTTTATGACCTTCTTAAAAATGAAGAATTATGGGAGAAATCATTGATGGGCAATTATATTGAAGACTTCAGTAGTTTTTCAAAAGACGAAAATGTTCTGATCATCACCAGTTGCACAAAAAATAAACTTGAAATTCCGGATGATAAGCCTGTAGCAGCAAAGGATCTCTACCTTGGAACACTATTTGATAAAGTAAAAAAATATTCTGCCGCAATGGGATATGAATACATGATCATATCAGCTAAATACGGTCTTTTATCTCCGGATGACAAAATCAAAACATACAATAAGGTTTTATCCAAAAAATCTGATGCAGATGACATAAGAGATCAGGTAGAAGAAAAACTAACTCCATTACTTAATGATTATGATAAAATCCTTGTTATTGCCGGAAAAAATTACCGTGAAGTGTTAAATGGAGTAATAGATGATAGATTTTACATCCTAAAAAAAGGTGGAATCGGTGAAATGCTTCATGTATTAAAAGATTCCCTGCCTAAGAAAGACTCAGAACTAAATAAATTCTTATAATTATCCATAAA
The sequence above is a segment of the Methanoplanus limicola DSM 2279 genome. Coding sequences within it:
- the istB gene encoding IS21-like element helper ATPase IstB, with the translated sequence MLDKETINKLYEMRLGDMAKNFRRQIEENSCADMTFEERFGILVDLEWHRRRDNRITHLIRKAEYAYPYACIEDINYSPSRHLDKGQITKLSFCNYIHECNNVIILGATGTGKSYLACALGTAANRDLCSVKYIRLPDLFAELAVARGEGNYQKVIKEYKKVKLLILDEWLLLKLNETEGRDLFELIEARYKRASTIYCSQFEVAGWYQKIGNETIADAICDRIKHNAYKILLEGESMRKVNGLNEEENLSINP
- the dpdA gene encoding tRNA-guanine transglycosylase DpdA, yielding MRYFIPEWDDLVDPDYDFSTDTHSEKHNNNPLINDNYIWDIFGKDNIPFDGLLISIATIKNKIKKFNQIKEKGVHNFFGLDKDFPIMADCGAFSYIKEEIPPYKTEDVLLMYKNMKVDYGVSIDHLVVSAFSEQKEERMNITYNNGIEAHKLWKKQYKDDFKLIVSVQGETTDDYINMYNKFLENDIKIMAFGGLVRSQTEFIVELINRIISEIKNSGRKPNYLHFFGLARPSIFIKMKELENLGVEVAFDSASPLRRAWLASASCENNYVSKEQKGYSAIRIPQKLTGKKKDLIPADEYQILSQNTLKAVQNYGKDKLDLDSSIKILSDFNEKINERPQILESYRKTLRDKPWDKCECPICSSTGIDTIIFRGNNRNRRRGFHNTKVFYDLLKNEELWEKSLMGNYIEDFSSFSKDENVLIITSCTKNKLEIPDDKPVAAKDLYLGTLFDKVKKYSAAMGYEYMIISAKYGLLSPDDKIKTYNKVLSKKSDADDIRDQVEEKLTPLLNDYDKILVIAGKNYREVLNGVIDDRFYILKKGGIGEMLHVLKDSLPKKDSELNKFL